From Candidatus Manganitrophus morganii, the proteins below share one genomic window:
- a CDS encoding 3-dehydroquinate synthase, with product MSESIHAAFDVPYHYPVHFTMHLFSPENRLFIDTVGAGNPDRPYKTLFVIDRGLYAHHPELPAAIEAYCSEYHTHLQQSLPPLLIEGGEAAKNHPEHVVRVHEAIHEAGLCRHSYLVAIGGGALLDMAGYAAATAHRGIRLIRVPTTVLGQNDAGVGVKNSINAFGKKNFLGAFSPPHAVLNDRAFLSTLSDRDWRSGIAEAIKVALIKDPDFFSLLERQADSLASREMDPMAALIHRCAAMHVAHIAANGDPFERGASRPLDFGHWSAHKLEQLTGYTVRHGEAVAVGIALDTTYSYLAGLLERSEWEKILALLSAVGLPCTLPELRHPALMHGLDEFREHLGGPLTITLLKAIGRGMEVHEVEREILLKSIDLLEKREIRGAKGEQRWKAVPSPAQ from the coding sequence ATGTCGGAATCGATCCACGCTGCTTTCGATGTTCCTTATCACTACCCCGTTCACTTCACGATGCATCTCTTCTCGCCGGAGAATCGACTTTTCATCGATACGGTTGGGGCAGGGAATCCGGATCGGCCGTACAAGACGCTGTTCGTCATCGATCGGGGCCTCTACGCGCATCATCCGGAACTGCCGGCGGCGATCGAGGCCTACTGCAGCGAATATCACACCCACCTACAACAATCCCTTCCCCCTCTCCTCATCGAGGGGGGCGAAGCGGCGAAAAATCATCCGGAGCATGTCGTGCGCGTCCATGAGGCGATTCATGAAGCCGGACTCTGCCGGCACTCCTATCTCGTTGCGATCGGAGGCGGGGCGTTGCTCGACATGGCCGGTTACGCCGCGGCGACGGCGCACCGGGGAATTCGGCTGATCCGAGTGCCGACGACCGTGTTGGGGCAAAACGACGCGGGGGTCGGGGTAAAAAACAGCATCAACGCCTTCGGGAAGAAAAATTTCCTCGGCGCCTTCAGCCCCCCGCATGCCGTCCTGAACGACCGCGCGTTTTTATCGACCCTCTCCGACCGGGATTGGCGGAGCGGAATCGCCGAGGCGATCAAGGTCGCCCTGATCAAAGATCCCGACTTCTTCTCCCTCCTGGAGCGTCAGGCCGACTCCCTTGCCTCGCGCGAGATGGATCCCATGGCCGCGCTGATCCATCGCTGCGCGGCGATGCACGTCGCGCACATTGCGGCGAACGGCGATCCGTTTGAGCGCGGCGCCTCCCGCCCGCTCGATTTCGGCCACTGGTCGGCCCACAAGCTCGAACAATTGACCGGCTATACCGTCCGGCACGGCGAGGCGGTCGCCGTCGGAATCGCCCTCGATACCACCTACTCTTATCTCGCCGGTCTGCTCGAACGGTCCGAGTGGGAGAAAATTCTCGCGCTCCTTTCGGCCGTCGGACTTCCCTGCACCCTTCCGGAGCTGCGCCACCCGGCATTGATGCACGGCCTCGATGAATTTCGGGAGCATCTCGGCGGACCGCTCACGATCACCCTTCTCAAGGCGATCGGTCGAGGAATGGAGGTTCATGAGGTTGAACGGGAAATTCTTCTGAAGAGTATCGACCTCTTGGAAAAAAGAGAGATCCGCGGAGCAAAAGGAGAACAACGATGGAAAGCCGTCCCTTCGCCGGCCCAATGA
- a CDS encoding TatD family hydrolase yields the protein MMEYIDMHAHMASRTTDDYEQMALTGCVALTDPAFWAGFDRSSADGFDDYFHQLTEVEPKRAARVGIRHYTWLCLNPKEADNRPLARAVIEKIPKYLDRPNVLGIGEIGLNRVTRNEVATFQDHLDLAVAHNQMILIHTPHLEDKYKGTRIIVETLLKDGRIDPGRILIDHAEEHTIGMILENGFWAGITLYPQTKVSPQRAIDMVERAGPERICVSSACDWGPSLPIAIPRFALEMRRRRHTERSIRKIIYENPAAFLSQSPRFMLEDATDRNGQKAAPSAPLGAR from the coding sequence ATGATGGAGTATATCGACATGCACGCCCACATGGCGTCCCGAACGACCGACGATTACGAACAGATGGCGCTGACCGGCTGCGTGGCGCTGACCGACCCCGCCTTCTGGGCCGGCTTCGACCGCTCCTCGGCCGACGGCTTCGACGATTATTTCCATCAGCTCACGGAAGTGGAGCCGAAGCGGGCGGCCCGGGTCGGCATCCGCCACTACACCTGGCTCTGTCTTAATCCGAAAGAGGCCGATAATCGTCCCCTGGCACGGGCAGTCATCGAAAAGATCCCGAAGTATCTCGACCGGCCGAATGTCCTCGGGATCGGGGAGATCGGATTGAACCGGGTCACACGGAACGAGGTGGCGACCTTTCAGGACCATCTCGACCTCGCCGTCGCGCACAATCAGATGATCCTCATCCACACCCCTCATCTTGAGGACAAATACAAAGGAACACGGATCATCGTGGAGACCCTTTTGAAAGATGGGCGGATCGATCCCGGACGGATACTGATCGATCACGCGGAGGAACATACAATCGGGATGATCCTGGAAAACGGCTTTTGGGCAGGGATCACCCTCTACCCCCAGACCAAGGTTTCACCCCAGCGGGCGATCGACATGGTCGAGCGGGCCGGACCGGAGCGGATCTGCGTCAGCTCCGCCTGCGACTGGGGGCCGAGTCTTCCGATCGCCATTCCCCGCTTCGCCCTGGAGATGCGGCGGCGGCGCCATACGGAAAGATCGATTCGAAAAATCATCTATGAGAATCCGGCCGCCTTTCTGAGCCAGTCTCCCCGCTTCATGCTTGAAGACGCGACGGACCGGAACGGGCAGAAAGCGGCTCCCTCCGCTCCTTTGGGAGCGCGGTAA
- the eboE gene encoding metabolite traffic protein EboE has product MRIGPDKGFHLTYCSNIHPGNGWPEVFGNLEKYAPALKSRLSPEAPFGIGLRLSSKESEALLAGEEIDRFKSFLDDHGLYLFTLNGFPFGAFHRQRVKAGVFAPDWRTEERLRYTLRLIEILRRLLPDGMEGSISTSPLSYKRWVIPNDPESWETMIRHLVRVASALVCTKEETGKVIHLDIEPEPDGLIENSIEAVDFFRKYLLPIGAPLLAAALQRPVPRAERDLLEHIRICYDTSHMAVEYEEAESALDLLQKAGIQIGKVQISAALKMAVPSDPEPLKALSDRLRPFSESIYLHQVIERTAQEGFRHYTDLSDLFPIIRSLDSSEWRIHFHLPLFFPGEGPLHSTRDETARLLQLINKRRFTSHLEIETYTWDILPPGLKRDLVESIAEEYRWVLEQMKS; this is encoded by the coding sequence ATGCGGATCGGACCGGACAAGGGCTTTCATCTGACTTATTGCTCCAACATCCATCCCGGAAACGGATGGCCGGAGGTTTTCGGCAATCTGGAGAAGTATGCGCCGGCGCTCAAATCACGCCTCTCCCCTGAGGCGCCGTTCGGCATCGGCCTGCGCCTCTCCTCCAAAGAGAGCGAGGCGCTGCTGGCGGGAGAAGAAATCGATCGGTTCAAATCGTTCCTCGACGATCATGGTCTTTATCTCTTCACCCTCAACGGATTTCCCTTCGGCGCCTTTCACCGGCAACGGGTCAAGGCGGGGGTCTTCGCGCCCGACTGGCGGACCGAAGAGCGGCTGCGCTATACCCTCCGGCTGATCGAGATCCTTCGGAGGCTCCTCCCCGACGGGATGGAAGGGAGCATCTCGACCTCCCCGCTGTCATATAAAAGATGGGTCATCCCCAATGATCCGGAGAGCTGGGAGACGATGATTCGCCATCTCGTCCGGGTCGCCTCCGCCCTGGTCTGCACAAAAGAGGAGACGGGAAAAGTGATCCACCTCGACATCGAGCCGGAGCCGGACGGCCTGATCGAGAACAGCATCGAGGCGGTCGATTTTTTCAGAAAATACCTCCTCCCGATCGGCGCGCCGCTTCTGGCCGCCGCGCTCCAACGCCCGGTTCCCCGGGCCGAACGCGATCTCCTCGAACATATCCGAATCTGTTACGATACCTCCCATATGGCGGTCGAATACGAGGAGGCGGAGAGCGCCCTCGACCTCCTCCAAAAGGCGGGGATCCAAATCGGAAAGGTTCAGATCAGCGCCGCGCTGAAGATGGCCGTTCCCTCCGATCCGGAGCCGCTCAAGGCGCTTTCCGATCGGCTCCGTCCTTTTTCGGAGTCGATCTACCTTCACCAGGTCATCGAGCGCACTGCGCAAGAAGGTTTTCGCCATTATACCGATTTAAGCGATCTCTTCCCGATCATCCGAAGCCTCGATTCCAGCGAGTGGCGGATTCACTTTCACCTTCCCCTCTTTTTCCCCGGGGAGGGACCGCTTCACTCCACACGGGACGAAACCGCTCGTCTCCTCCAACTCATTAACAAACGGCGGTTCACCTCTCATCTCGAGATCGAGACCTACACCTGGGACATCCTCCCCCCAGGTTTGAAGCGGGACCTGGTTGAATCGATCGCCGAGGAGTATCGTTGGGTGTTGGAGCAGATGAAATCATGA
- a CDS encoding alkaline phosphatase family protein — protein MLKKTVVINVVGLTQRLLGPATPSLSEWAKQGKVVPIETATPAVTCAAQATYLTGTWPAQHGIVGNGWYFRDECEIKLWRQSNRLVQAPKLWEIARAADPSFTCANLFWWFNMHSTVDYSITPRPMYPADGRKIPDIYTQPGALRQKIQADLGPFPLFHFWGPATSIQSSRWIAEAAQWIDRRYNPTLTLIYLPHLDYNLQRRGPDDPSLAHDLREIDAVCGDLIRHYAAADAEILFLSEYGITPVTKPIHLNRIFREQGWIAIREEMGRELLDPGASAVFAVADHQVAHIYLNDLSKEDAVRAVLEKTSGIELIFDEDGKRRHHLNHPRAGEMIAVASSDAWFTYYYWLDDRRAPDFARTVDIHRKPGYDPVELFIDPAISFPKLKIGGRLLQKALGFRALLDVIPLDAALVKGSHGRVTDSADEGPLFITQRPDLLKADSLRAVDLCNLLLSHLGLERDERIHSPIVAPHPSFKDS, from the coding sequence ATGCTGAAGAAAACCGTCGTCATCAATGTGGTCGGACTCACACAGCGGCTTCTCGGCCCCGCCACCCCTTCTCTGTCGGAATGGGCAAAGCAAGGGAAGGTTGTTCCGATCGAAACGGCCACCCCGGCGGTGACCTGCGCCGCCCAGGCGACCTACCTGACCGGAACCTGGCCCGCGCAACATGGGATTGTCGGAAACGGCTGGTATTTTCGGGATGAATGTGAGATCAAACTTTGGCGGCAGTCGAACCGGCTGGTTCAGGCGCCGAAGCTCTGGGAGATCGCCCGCGCGGCCGATCCGAGTTTTACCTGCGCCAATCTCTTCTGGTGGTTCAACATGCACTCGACCGTCGATTATTCGATCACGCCGCGCCCGATGTATCCCGCCGACGGCCGAAAGATCCCCGATATCTATACCCAGCCGGGAGCGCTCCGGCAAAAGATCCAGGCCGATCTTGGTCCCTTCCCCCTCTTTCACTTCTGGGGGCCGGCCACCTCGATCCAATCAAGCCGGTGGATCGCGGAAGCAGCCCAGTGGATCGACCGGCGCTACAACCCGACCCTCACCCTGATCTATCTTCCGCACCTCGACTACAACCTGCAGCGGCGCGGCCCCGACGATCCTTCTCTCGCGCACGACCTCCGGGAGATCGACGCCGTCTGCGGCGACCTGATCCGGCACTACGCGGCGGCCGATGCGGAGATCCTCTTTCTTTCGGAATATGGGATCACGCCGGTGACAAAACCCATTCACCTCAATCGAATTTTCAGGGAACAAGGTTGGATCGCTATCCGCGAGGAGATGGGGCGGGAATTGCTTGATCCGGGGGCGAGTGCCGTCTTCGCCGTCGCCGACCATCAAGTCGCCCATATCTATCTGAACGACCTGTCGAAGGAGGATGCGGTCCGCGCCGTCCTGGAGAAGACGTCCGGGATCGAATTGATCTTCGATGAAGACGGGAAACGCCGACATCACTTGAATCACCCGCGGGCCGGGGAGATGATCGCCGTCGCTTCAAGCGACGCCTGGTTCACCTATTATTATTGGTTGGATGATCGCCGGGCGCCCGACTTCGCGAGGACGGTCGATATCCATCGCAAGCCGGGATATGACCCGGTGGAGCTTTTCATCGATCCCGCGATCTCTTTCCCGAAATTAAAAATCGGAGGGCGGCTCCTCCAAAAAGCGCTCGGATTTCGGGCCTTGCTCGATGTCATTCCGCTCGACGCCGCCCTGGTTAAAGGCTCCCACGGACGGGTCACCGACTCGGCCGACGAGGGACCGCTCTTCATCACGCAACGCCCCGATCTCCTGAAAGCCGATTCGCTCCGAGCGGTCGATCTCTGCAATCTGCTCTTAAGCCACCTCGGCCTGGAACGCGACGAGCGGATCCATTCACCGATCGTCGCTCCTCATCCATCTTTCAAAGATTCTTGA
- a CDS encoding superoxide dismutase family protein yields the protein MRYALLVAFGLVLLGSNAFAETKAEADIINGQGEKIGAATFTEGGEGVKIAISVSKLSPGQHGLHIHAVGKCEGPDFKSAGGHLNPEGKKHGLQSPEGPHAGDLPNLSVGPDGNAKTEVTTKRVTLGEGKNSLFQPDGTALVIHVAPDDEKSDPIGNAGPRAACGVIKKK from the coding sequence ATGAGATACGCTCTTCTGGTTGCTTTTGGATTGGTTCTGCTCGGCTCCAACGCTTTCGCGGAGACGAAAGCGGAAGCCGATATCATCAATGGACAGGGGGAAAAGATCGGCGCCGCGACATTTACGGAAGGGGGAGAGGGGGTGAAGATCGCAATTTCCGTTTCCAAGCTCTCGCCCGGACAACATGGCCTTCACATTCACGCCGTCGGGAAATGCGAGGGTCCCGACTTTAAATCGGCCGGAGGACATCTTAACCCGGAAGGGAAAAAACACGGCTTGCAAAGCCCGGAGGGTCCCCATGCCGGCGATCTTCCGAACCTGAGCGTCGGCCCCGACGGGAACGCCAAGACCGAAGTGACGACCAAACGGGTCACCTTAGGTGAGGGAAAGAACTCCCTCTTCCAACCGGATGGCACCGCTCTCGTCATTCACGTCGCTCCCGACGACGAAAAGAGCGATCCGATCGGCAACGCCGGCCCCCGGGCCGCGTGTGGGGTGATTAAGAAGAAATAG